The Planctomycetota bacterium DNA window TCCATTTCGTTGAGAAGATTCGCCCACCTATCTTCGTTGATTGCAAAATAGCCTGTACACAGTATCGTAAGGGAATGGTGTGTAATCGATTGGCGGTTTTGTTAATCATCTGTAGCTTTATCCTGATTGGCTGCGATCAAGAAGCAAGCTCGCCATCGACGAGAACTCTTGCAGGGCAATCTGTTCTGGTTACGGTCGACGGCCCAAGGGCTAACGATCTTGAGTTCATACCGCATGAAATCGAGTACGGGCAAATCACTGGGGGTGCCCGGGTCTATCGCACTGTGACACTTACAAATCGCAGAAAATCAGAAGTCACCGTATTGAGTGCTGCTTCAGATTGCAGCTGTATTGCCACGACAACGACAATTTTTCCGATTACGATTTCTCCAGGATCCAGTGCCAGTATTGATGTGTTATCACGGCCGAGTCGATCGCAATCGGGTGCGGAGTCTAAATCATTGCGGCTGGCTGTTGTCGGGAATGGCACATCCGAGACATTCGTGTTGCCAATCAGTCTGACAGTTTTGCCTCCCGCGTACACCTTGATCCCCGACGCGTTGGTCGTACCAGCAGGCTCTGAGTTCGTTACTCTCACGGTTGTTTGCGGCCCGTCGTTAGCGCGAGGTCTGCCTTCGGAACTCCGCTGGGACAAAGGTATCGGTCACATCCCGGTAGTCGACGACGATGGCGAAGGCCTCGTGACTGTCGGGATCAAAGTTAACGTTGTCGGGATACCAAAAGGGATACACCAAATGCCGTTCGGTGATGGTGTCGTCAACATTTCGCGATAACCCATTGAAAGGAAGTCATTCGTGAACTTACCCATCTCAGCAAGCGTCTGTGTCGCGGTTGTAGCATCAGTTACGGTAGTGACCGTCGCTTTGTCCCAAGGTGTTCCGCCCAGATTTGATGAGCCGCTTCCGGATCTAAATTTTAGATGTCAGGATGGCCAACATTGTGCCACCGAGGGATGCTACGAGCTTGACTACTTGGATACCGATCACGCGAAGGATACACCGGTAACCTATTACGGGTGTACCCAAAACAAGATCGCGGACGATGGCTGTTCCCATGCGGTGGCGGGCCAAGACGCATTGGCCGTTTGTGCTTTGGTTCAACGTTATGCCAGCCAGGGCGAAAATGGGTGCGCGACATTGGTGGGTAATCCAATTACAAGAGGTTCTGGATCCCTGTGTTTCAGCAATTGCCCAATAAGCCATGAACTTGTCAATCCACGCTTTACTTTTATTGGTGGCCGCTGTAAGTACTGATTTGGTCAGGTCAAATGACTTGAGTACCTCTCTTTCGAGACTTGTCGAGAATGCCGTGGAAGTTGACGCGGTAGTGGCAGTGCTTTACGGCGATCTTCCTCAGGCAAGCGCTAATGCGGAAACGGTCAAACAGCTTGACCGGTACTCCGGCGACTGGAAAACAATTATTGGGCAAGGCGGTGGCGACAGATGTATACAGTCTTCGACGCCGATTAGTTGGCTCGTATCCGGCACAAACAACGATCTCCTCGGACAACGCGAAGGCGATGACCGACCAAGTTCGTGGGGTACTTGCTTTACCGGCGAGCGAGCCGAGCTGAAAATGGAATGGGCCCAGTCCGGACGATCCTCATTTGTCATCAGTGACAGGGACAATTTCGTCCAGCCGCACGGCTTCTTTCTCCCGATGTTTCTGAATCACCCGTTGGATTACCCAAGGTATGAAGAGTGGGAGTTTGTTGATTTTGGTGACAACCATTTCGAGATTCAAAACACTTTTGGGGAGACAGTCGTTTCGGTTGAAGGTGCGATCGTCGATGGCCGCTGTCGGATTGCGTCGTTGGAAGTGACCACGCCAAAAGTTAAGGTGAAAACCGAAGCCTTGGAATTTCATACAGACGAGTTTGACAGTATCCCAAGGGTTATTCGACAAACAATTCGTACCATCGACGGCAACGCTCTTCGACAGGTCGTTGTCGTTGAGACCTCATCGCCACGCAAAGTAGAGCGTCAGCGATTTTTAGAAGTACCCGAAGGCGTTGTTATAGTATCTGATCGGCGCCTGAACGTGACCAAGCAGGTGGAAGACGGGCCGCGCCGCGTGACGGATGAAGAAATGATCCTGTTACTGACAGAATGATTTGGAATGCGTAAATCGCGTGTAGCTGGCTTCGCGTGCGTGGTCGGGGTTACGACCAAGTACGATTTGACAATGGGTTTGTGTCAACGTGGGTTACCCGCGACCACGGAGAGATCTTGCCTCATTGGCGCTTGATCAAATGCACTCCGCACAGCGGCCCCAGAGGGTGAGTTCGTGGCCGGTGAGTTGGAAGCCGGGGGGGAGCATGCGGTCGAGGCCGCCGGGGCAGGCGTCGACGTCGAAGACGCGGTCGCACTGTTCGCAGCGGAAGTGATGATGGTGCCTGGCGGCGACCTCGGCCGGTTCGTAGCGGTCGGGCTGGCCGGGGACGACGACCGGCGCGATCACGCCGTCGTCGAGCAGGCGGTTCACGACGCGGTAGACGGTGCGCAGGCCGAGCGTCGGTACGTCTTCGGCCGCGAACTCGTGGATCTCATTGACCGAGAGCGGACGCCCCGCCGCGTCCATCGTGGCTCGGATCGCACGTTGCTGGGAGGTGTCGCGCCGTTTCATCGGGAGGCTCCATCGACGACCACGGCGGCGTCGAAACGCTCGTTAAGTCGCCGCAGTTCCGTCAGTGCGTTTCGCACGTCGGTCATCCGTGTACGGCGTTGCGTGTATGCCTCGAGAATCCAACGTGCCTGGTCGGCGAGCGCCTTGTCGGCGTCGGTCAGGACGTGCTCGAGCGGCACCGCGTAGGTGAAACGGCCTTGGGCTTCGGCGTAAGTCCGAATGTGGATGAAGCGGCGGTCCTTACCGGGGCCGACGTCACCGCCTTGGTCCGCGGCGATGCCCGCCTCGACGAAGAAGTCGACGGCATCGGCTGGGTAGCCGAAAAGGTAGCCGTAGCCGCGCCAGCGGTCGGCTTTGGGCATTCGATCGACGACGGCGACGACCTCGGCCGGGTGCGTGTCGGGGGTGATGCCCCAAGGACTCCAGAACGATTCGTACCGCTCGATCATGCCGGCAAGGGCGGCGCGATGAACGACGTACGCATCGGCGAACCGCTCGCCGTCGTACGGCTCGTCGTACACCTGAACATCCGCGTACCAGACGTCATTGCGAAGCGGCGCGAGCGCGGCTCGAACTTCGCGGACTTCGCTCAGATCCGG harbors:
- a CDS encoding transcriptional repressor, translated to MKRRDTSQQRAIRATMDAAGRPLSVNEIHEFAAEDVPTLGLRTVYRVVNRLLDDGVIAPVVVPGQPDRYEPAEVAARHHHHFRCEQCDRVFDVDACPGGLDRMLPPGFQLTGHELTLWGRCAECI